The following are encoded in a window of Ictalurus punctatus breed USDA103 chromosome 13, Coco_2.0, whole genome shotgun sequence genomic DNA:
- the LOC108273563 gene encoding succinate receptor 1, with translation MASNCSDITTLLLKHYLSPVYATEFAIGFLVNLFVILFYVFCLPSWKSINVYMFNLAISDLICLSTLPVLSYNYMNNQDFPTVGCVVTRYILHVNLYSSILFMMWVGVDRLLLLWYPQRNHILLTWKASLFVSFLNWIWVTAETGPLISFVINDLKKNNWTKCNDFASMYQTDSVLTYSLLLTTIGYVLPMLTLCLLSSRMVSLLKKREEVLGTSFQRPVSIMKAAALMLLVFYTPFHVMRNIRLVSQLPSLGLFQCTKAYIEAVYIITRPIAFAHSVINPVFYVLMTDRFKEVLQEKWNQFRRLAKLRRLS, from the exons ATG GCGTCCAACTGTTCGGATATCACCACTCTACTGTTGAAACACTACCTCTCACCCGTGTATGCTACAGAGTTTGCAATTGGCTTCCTCGTCAATCTGTTTGTGATCCTGTTCTATGTGTTCTGCCTGCCTTCTTGGAAATCTATAAATGTGTACATGTTTAATCTGGCGATTTCTGACTTAATCTGCCTGAGCACCTTACCAGTGTTGAGCTACAACTACATGAACAACCAAGACTTCCCCACTGTAGGCTGTGTGGTTACTCGCTACATCCTGCATGTTAACCTGTATTCCAGCATCCTCTTCATGATGTGGGTGGGTGTGGACCGACTATTACTGCTGTGGTACCCACAACGCAACCACATCCTGTTGACTTGGAAGGCCTCGTTGTTCGTCAGTTTCCTGAACTGGATTTGGGTGACAGCTGAGACCGGTCCTCTCATCAGCTTTGTTATCAATGACCTAAAGAAAAACAACTGGACCAAGTGTAATGATTTTGCCAGCATGTACCAGACCGACTCTGTTCTGACCTACAGCTTGTTGCTCACCACCATAGGATATGTGCTGCCAATGCTGACCTTGTGTCTGTTATCCAGTAGGATGGTTTCTCTGCTCaagaagagagaggaagtgCTCGGGACATCCTTCCAAAGGCCAGTGAGCATCATGAAGGCTGCGGCGCTCATGTTGCTGGTGTTTTACACGCCATTTCACGTGATGAGGAACATACGCCTCGTATCACAGCTGCCTTCATTGGGACTGTTTCAGTGCACAAAGGCCTATATCGAGGCTGTGTACATAATAACAAGACCGATTGCATTTGCTCATAGTGTCATAAACCCTGTGTTTTATGTCCTAATGACGGACAGGTTTAAAGAGGTCCTGCAGGAAAAGTGGAATCAGTTTAGAAGGTTGGCAAAGCTTAGAAGATTGTCATAA